Proteins found in one Candidatus Abawacabacteria bacterium genomic segment:
- the rplX gene encoding 50S ribosomal protein L24 has product MKIKKNDVIIVIAGKDKGKTGKVLQAFPRLDQILVEGINLVTRHVKARQNIPGGILKTERPIHVSNVMLLDPESKKPTRIGYRFEGEKKVRYAKVSGEILS; this is encoded by the coding sequence ATGAAAATCAAGAAAAATGATGTTATCATTGTCATTGCCGGAAAAGATAAAGGGAAAACAGGTAAAGTATTGCAAGCTTTCCCGAGATTAGATCAAATCTTGGTCGAAGGGATTAATTTGGTAACCCGTCATGTAAAGGCTCGCCAAAATATTCCTGGTGGTATTCTCAAAACCGAAAGACCAATTCATGTGTCTAATGTTATGTTGCTCGATCCAGAAAGTAAAAAACCAACTCGTATTGGTTATCGCTTTGAAGGAGAGAAAAAGGTACGCTATGCCAAGGTAAGCGGTGAAATTCTTTCTTAA
- the rpsC gene encoding 30S ribosomal protein S3 encodes MGQKVHPFSFRLPVIRNWASNWFSSRKKDYEQSVQDDIKIRQYLNKKLSDAGVASIDIARNNQSITVTIRTSKPGVIIGKSGANIDQLRDELKRVMNKPIEVKIFEIRKANTTASLVAQKVGHQLERRVAYRRAIKGAIQEAMEDGALGIKIAIGGRLNGADIARRESFKEGNIPLHTLRADVDYAIYHAQTTYGVIGIKVWVYRGLVFDREAVLENSVQEAKGSKKPEEQSIAA; translated from the coding sequence ATGGGACAAAAAGTTCATCCATTTTCCTTCCGCTTGCCAGTAATCCGTAATTGGGCTTCAAACTGGTTTAGCTCTCGTAAGAAAGATTACGAGCAGTCTGTACAAGATGATATTAAGATCCGTCAGTATCTCAATAAGAAATTATCTGATGCTGGTGTTGCCAGTATTGATATTGCTCGCAACAATCAAAGCATTACAGTTACCATCCGCACGTCAAAACCCGGCGTAATCATTGGTAAAAGTGGTGCTAATATCGATCAACTTCGCGATGAGCTCAAGCGAGTAATGAATAAACCTATTGAGGTTAAAATTTTTGAAATTCGCAAGGCCAATACCACAGCGTCCTTAGTGGCCCAGAAGGTTGGTCATCAGTTAGAACGTCGAGTAGCTTATCGCCGCGCAATCAAAGGCGCAATTCAAGAGGCAATGGAAGATGGAGCGCTTGGTATCAAAATTGCTATCGGCGGTCGCCTCAACGGAGCTGATATCGCTCGACGGGAAAGTTTTAAAGAAGGCAATATTCCTCTTCACACTTTACGTGCCGATGTGGATTATGCTATTTATCACGCGCAAACAACTTATGGTGTAATTGGTATCAAGGTGTGGGTATATCGTGGTTTGGTATTCGATCGTGAAGCGGTGCTAGAAAACAGCGTACAAGAAGCTAAAGGTAGTAAGAAACCAGAGGAACAAAGTATCGCTGCATAA
- the rplN gene encoding 50S ribosomal protein L14, producing the protein MIQQQTIVNVADNTGARSLMCIKVLGSTKARYARVGDVIIGAVKDGLPNGTVKTHEIVKAVVVRTRKEYRRTDGSYVRFDDNAVVIIGGDGDPRGTRIFGPVARELRDRGYMKIVSLAPEVV; encoded by the coding sequence ATGATTCAACAACAAACGATTGTAAATGTCGCTGACAATACCGGAGCTAGAAGCCTTATGTGTATTAAGGTCTTAGGTTCTACCAAGGCTCGCTATGCACGTGTGGGGGATGTGATTATTGGGGCCGTAAAAGACGGATTGCCTAATGGTACAGTAAAAACTCATGAGATCGTAAAAGCTGTCGTAGTCCGTACTCGAAAAGAATATCGCCGCACAGATGGTTCTTATGTTCGCTTCGATGATAATGCAGTGGTCATTATTGGCGGTGATGGAGATCCTCGTGGCACTCGCATATTTGGCCCTGTAGCTCGAGAATTACGTGATCGGGGCTATATGAAAATCGTATCATTAGCGCCTGAAGTTGTTTAA
- the rpsJ gene encoding 30S ribosomal protein S10, giving the protein MAQSNKPKIRIKVRAYDHRVIDAAAKVIIETAERTGALIAGPIPLPTRIKKFTVLKSTFVHKNARDQFEIRTHKRIIDITESTSKTIDALSSITLPAGVEIEVKMLAA; this is encoded by the coding sequence ATGGCCCAGAGCAATAAACCCAAAATTCGGATCAAGGTAAGAGCATATGATCATCGTGTCATTGATGCTGCTGCTAAAGTAATTATTGAAACTGCAGAGAGAACTGGTGCATTAATTGCTGGTCCTATTCCTCTTCCTACTCGAATCAAAAAGTTTACCGTGCTCAAATCCACATTCGTGCATAAGAACGCTCGTGATCAGTTTGAAATTCGTACTCACAAAAGAATTATTGACATTACCGAAAGCACTTCAAAAACAATTGACGCTTTAAGTAGCATCACCCTCCCTGCGGGAGTTGAAATTGAAGTGAAGATGTTAGCAGCTTAA
- the rplF gene encoding 50S ribosomal protein L6, with amino-acid sequence MSRIGKVPLPLPAQVQLQVQNNVCIVSGPKGSLQFTLPAGVTISTKDNIVLVEIVNQELAGSLHGTVRTQLGNMVKGVVDGYQKELEIQGVGYRVSMKGKNLNLSLGFSHAIEFPAPEGIVFSVPNETQIVITGVDKALVGRTAATIRQMKKPEPYKGKGVRLKGEYVARKEGKKAAK; translated from the coding sequence ATGTCACGTATTGGTAAAGTCCCACTTCCACTTCCTGCTCAAGTACAGTTACAAGTACAAAACAATGTATGTATTGTCAGCGGTCCCAAAGGAAGCTTACAATTCACTCTTCCCGCAGGCGTAACAATTTCAACCAAAGACAATATTGTCTTAGTAGAAATTGTTAATCAAGAACTTGCTGGCAGCCTACATGGTACTGTACGTACTCAATTAGGTAATATGGTTAAAGGTGTAGTTGACGGCTATCAAAAAGAATTAGAAATCCAAGGTGTGGGCTATCGTGTGAGTATGAAAGGGAAAAATCTCAATTTGAGCCTCGGTTTCTCACATGCTATTGAATTCCCAGCACCAGAAGGTATAGTCTTTTCTGTTCCCAATGAGACTCAAATTGTCATCACTGGAGTAGATAAAGCTCTTGTTGGCCGAACAGCTGCTACCATTAGACAAATGAAAAAGCCTGAACCCTATAAGGGCAAAGGTGTTCGTCTCAAGGGTGAATACGTTGCTCGTAAAGAAGGTAAAAAAGCTGCTAAATAA
- the rplV gene encoding 50S ribosomal protein L22 translates to MKAYSRYLRISPYKLLVVAGIVQGKDVNYALNFLKYLPKKGAGLLYKVIKSAASNAENNFKVPVKNLKVEKIVVNKGPALKRGLAVSRGRWHPILKRTSYVAVELAMKE, encoded by the coding sequence ATGAAAGCCTATTCACGCTATTTACGAATCTCTCCTTACAAACTTCTAGTAGTTGCTGGAATAGTACAAGGTAAAGATGTTAACTATGCTTTGAACTTTTTGAAGTATTTACCCAAGAAAGGTGCAGGATTACTTTATAAAGTAATCAAATCTGCCGCTAGTAATGCAGAGAATAATTTCAAAGTGCCAGTCAAAAATCTTAAAGTAGAAAAAATAGTAGTCAACAAAGGGCCAGCACTCAAGCGTGGTCTAGCAGTATCTCGTGGCCGCTGGCATCCAATACTTAAGCGCACGTCATACGTAGCAGTAGAATTAGCAATGAAAGAATAA
- the rplC gene encoding 50S ribosomal protein L3, with translation MKGLLGKKIGMAQMADQAGNLTSVTLVEIEPNTVLQVKTAEKDGKAALVLATGARNKMKRNPYASYSFIREISFASIDGIEKDSQLTIEIFAVGDTVNVTGISKGKGFQGVVKRYGFKGNPDSHGHEDHREPGGFGGRTWPGRVAKGRKLPGHMGLDTVTLKKLPIVAMDKEMRILAIKGPLPGGINSFVKIWQ, from the coding sequence ATGAAAGGTTTACTAGGCAAAAAAATTGGCATGGCCCAAATGGCTGATCAAGCTGGCAATCTCACATCCGTGACATTGGTAGAGATCGAGCCTAATACTGTTCTTCAGGTTAAAACTGCTGAAAAAGATGGTAAGGCAGCATTGGTGTTGGCTACCGGAGCGCGAAATAAGATGAAGAGAAATCCTTATGCTAGTTACTCATTTATTCGTGAGATTAGTTTTGCGAGCATAGATGGTATTGAGAAAGACTCACAATTAACTATTGAGATTTTTGCAGTGGGTGACACTGTAAATGTAACAGGTATTTCAAAAGGTAAAGGATTCCAAGGTGTGGTTAAACGCTATGGTTTCAAGGGTAACCCTGATTCTCATGGTCATGAAGATCATCGTGAACCTGGTGGTTTCGGTGGTCGTACTTGGCCAGGCCGTGTTGCCAAAGGAAGAAAATTACCAGGACATATGGGACTTGATACAGTAACTTTAAAGAAACTCCCTATTGTGGCTATGGATAAAGAAATGCGTATTTTAGCCATCAAAGGTCCCCTTCCCGGCGGTATTAATAGTTTTGTTAAGATCTGGCAGTAA
- the tuf gene encoding elongation factor Tu — MADSNVFQRTKPHVNVGTIGHVDHGKTTLTAALTAVAEKQGWGKAKDYKDIAKGGIERDSSKTVTIATAHVEYESGKRHYAHVDCPGHADYVKNMITGAAQMDGAILVVSAADGPMPQTREHILLASQVGVKNIVVFLNKVDLVDDPELLDLIEVEIRDLLTKYKYDGASTPIVRGSAIKALQNPGDAEAAAPILKLLETLDSAIPEPVRILDKPFLMSVEDVFSIKGRGTVATGRIEQGVVKVNEEVEIVGLRDTRKTVVTGVEMFKKLLDQGQAGDNVGLLLRGIEREDIERGQVLAKTGSIKPHTEFDAEVYILSKDEGGRHTPFFKGYKPQFYIRTTDVTGEIELPAGVEMVMPGDNIQMKVKLSVPVAIEDGVRFAIREGGRTVGAGVVAKVTN; from the coding sequence ATGGCTGACAGCAATGTTTTCCAACGCACAAAACCTCATGTAAATGTAGGAACCATTGGTCACGTAGACCATGGCAAAACAACTCTTACCGCTGCTTTGACTGCTGTTGCAGAAAAGCAAGGTTGGGGTAAGGCAAAAGACTATAAGGACATTGCCAAGGGTGGTATTGAGCGTGACTCAAGCAAAACCGTAACTATTGCTACAGCCCATGTAGAGTATGAATCTGGCAAGCGTCACTATGCTCACGTTGACTGTCCTGGTCATGCTGATTATGTAAAGAACATGATCACCGGTGCTGCTCAAATGGATGGTGCGATTTTAGTAGTTTCTGCTGCCGATGGACCTATGCCACAAACTCGTGAGCATATTCTTTTGGCTAGTCAGGTTGGAGTGAAGAATATTGTAGTGTTCTTGAATAAGGTGGATTTGGTTGATGATCCTGAATTGTTGGATTTGATTGAGGTTGAAATCCGTGATCTGCTTACTAAATATAAATACGATGGAGCTAGTACTCCTATCGTTCGTGGTTCTGCTATCAAAGCACTCCAGAATCCTGGTGATGCTGAAGCGGCTGCACCAATTCTTAAATTACTTGAGACTTTGGACAGTGCCATTCCAGAACCAGTTCGTATTCTGGATAAACCATTTTTGATGTCAGTTGAGGATGTGTTCTCAATTAAAGGACGTGGAACTGTGGCAACAGGAAGAATTGAACAGGGTGTGGTAAAGGTAAATGAAGAAGTAGAAATTGTTGGTTTGCGTGACACTCGCAAAACTGTGGTTACCGGAGTTGAAATGTTCAAGAAACTTCTTGATCAAGGTCAAGCTGGAGATAATGTTGGCCTTCTACTTCGTGGTATTGAGCGTGAAGATATTGAACGTGGCCAGGTTTTGGCTAAGACTGGTAGTATTAAGCCTCATACTGAATTTGATGCAGAGGTATATATTTTGAGTAAAGATGAAGGTGGTCGTCATACTCCTTTCTTTAAGGGTTATAAGCCTCAATTTTACATCCGTACTACTGATGTTACTGGAGAAATTGAATTGCCAGCTGGTGTTGAAATGGTTATGCCTGGTGACAATATTCAGATGAAAGTTAAGTTGAGTGTGCCAGTTGCCATCGAAGATGGTGTTCGCTTTGCTATTCGTGAAGGTGGTCGTACAGTGGGTGCGGGTGTGGTAGCAAAGGTTACTAATTAA
- the rplB gene encoding 50S ribosomal protein L2 produces MPTLSFKPTTPGRRHGSKEDFSTLTRDVKPEKKLLQRLKENAGRNNQGRITVRHRGSGSHRKMYRVIDFTGKMNVPGVIKTIEYDPNRNVRIALVNYRDGDKRYILLPGKVKVGFEILTAAKAPVQPGNRMMLKNIPEGVDVFNLEIYPGRGGQAVRTAGSSARLMSLEGEYAQVKMPSGEIRLFNKECMATVGILSNPEFVNVKIGKAGRNRWKGIRPTVRGKAMNPNDHPHGGGEGRNPIGMPHPKTPWGKPALGWKTRKNKRTNRWILRDSHGLAKVK; encoded by the coding sequence GTGCCAACACTCAGCTTTAAACCCACCACTCCCGGAAGACGCCATGGAAGCAAAGAAGATTTTTCTACTTTGACTCGTGATGTTAAGCCTGAAAAGAAATTACTGCAGCGCTTGAAAGAAAATGCTGGTCGTAATAATCAAGGTCGTATTACTGTCCGACACAGAGGCTCAGGCAGTCATCGTAAAATGTATCGTGTGATTGACTTCACAGGTAAGATGAATGTTCCTGGGGTAATCAAAACTATTGAATACGATCCTAATCGCAATGTCAGAATAGCTCTTGTGAACTATCGTGATGGTGACAAACGCTATATCCTTTTACCAGGAAAAGTGAAAGTAGGCTTTGAAATTCTTACTGCTGCCAAAGCACCAGTGCAACCAGGCAATCGTATGATGCTCAAAAACATTCCTGAAGGTGTTGATGTTTTTAATTTGGAGATATACCCAGGTAGAGGTGGTCAAGCAGTGCGTACAGCAGGAAGTAGTGCGAGACTAATGTCTTTAGAGGGAGAATATGCCCAAGTAAAAATGCCATCTGGCGAAATTCGTTTGTTCAATAAAGAATGTATGGCTACAGTAGGTATTTTAAGCAATCCTGAGTTTGTGAATGTGAAGATTGGTAAAGCAGGTCGCAATCGTTGGAAAGGTATCAGACCTACTGTTCGTGGAAAGGCAATGAATCCCAATGATCACCCTCATGGCGGTGGTGAAGGTAGAAATCCAATTGGTATGCCACATCCTAAGACACCTTGGGGTAAACCAGCTCTTGGTTGGAAAACTCGTAAGAATAAGCGAACTAATCGTTGGATTCTGAGAGATAGTCATGGTTTAGCTAAAGTAAAGTAA
- the rpsQ gene encoding 30S ribosomal protein S17, which produces MRFKTGVVVGTKMAKTVTVLVDRLKAHPKYKKQYKVSTKFYAHNEDATIKVGDLVTIVETRPLSKLKRWRVISEKEQKILLKESEKQLKEQNKKDAQHVSQKKEFLLPYKKRTKKAKSEAAPAPVPASESSPAS; this is translated from the coding sequence ATGAGATTTAAAACTGGTGTCGTTGTCGGCACAAAAATGGCAAAGACAGTTACTGTCCTAGTGGATCGCTTAAAGGCTCATCCCAAATATAAGAAACAGTATAAAGTGAGTACCAAGTTTTATGCTCACAATGAGGACGCCACCATTAAGGTTGGTGATCTAGTTACGATTGTAGAAACCAGACCGTTAAGTAAATTGAAGCGTTGGCGTGTGATCTCTGAAAAAGAACAAAAAATATTGTTAAAAGAAAGTGAGAAACAATTAAAAGAGCAGAACAAAAAAGACGCCCAACATGTTTCCCAGAAAAAAGAATTTTTGCTTCCTTATAAGAAACGTACCAAGAAAGCGAAGAGTGAGGCAGCCCCTGCTCCAGTTCCAGCCTCAGAAAGTTCCCCTGCATCCTAA
- the rplD gene encoding 50S ribosomal protein L4: MLNIPVYNSQGKELTSLALPKNIFGLKVNKSLLHLVTTIFLGNQRKGTAKVKTRSERRGGGKKPYGQKGTGNARAGTIRSPIWRKGGRVFGPTGEQNYHRDLPAKVRIKSLLMGLSAKAQSGHIIGLEDMGISSISTKAVVTLLKSLPVSRSILLVVPEKNKNVTLSTRNISTVTTRTYNNINTLDILSHDFILLITEALPLIEKKWGSYTFKGVMEDEELGAALAKAQTMKESQAEKKTVKKSTKAKTAKPKVASKKPAKSRASTKSSKA, from the coding sequence ATGCTTAATATTCCAGTTTACAATTCGCAAGGCAAAGAGTTAACCAGCTTAGCTCTTCCTAAAAATATTTTTGGGCTCAAGGTGAATAAAAGTCTTCTTCATCTAGTAACTACTATTTTCTTGGGCAATCAGCGCAAGGGCACTGCCAAAGTTAAGACTCGTAGTGAAAGAAGAGGTGGCGGTAAAAAACCTTATGGTCAAAAAGGCACAGGTAATGCTCGTGCCGGCACTATTCGCAGTCCAATATGGCGCAAAGGTGGTCGTGTATTTGGCCCGACGGGTGAGCAAAATTATCATCGTGATTTACCTGCCAAGGTTCGGATCAAGTCATTGTTAATGGGGCTTTCAGCCAAAGCACAATCAGGTCATATTATTGGCCTTGAAGATATGGGTATAAGCTCCATCAGCACCAAGGCAGTTGTTACATTATTGAAGAGCCTTCCAGTTAGTCGCTCAATTTTATTGGTAGTACCAGAAAAAAATAAGAATGTAACACTATCTACCAGAAATATTTCTACCGTGACGACAAGAACATACAATAATATCAATACTCTAGACATTTTGAGTCATGACTTTATCCTACTTATTACGGAGGCACTCCCTCTGATCGAGAAAAAGTGGGGAAGTTATACATTTAAAGGTGTAATGGAAGATGAAGAGCTTGGTGCAGCATTGGCCAAAGCACAGACTATGAAAGAGAGCCAAGCAGAGAAAAAAACAGTTAAGAAAAGCACTAAAGCAAAAACTGCTAAGCCAAAGGTTGCTAGCAAAAAACCAGCTAAAAGCAGAGCCTCAACCAAATCATCTAAAGCATAA
- a CDS encoding 50S ribosomal protein L23, translating to MNKLYNVLLTPVISEKSVSQSAGNHYIFYVNKDANKIDVAQAIHTIYGVSPVSIKILRMPKKISGRGRVKRKERKKAVIVLKKDEKLDLNKMQLA from the coding sequence ATGAACAAATTATATAATGTGCTCCTTACACCAGTAATTAGTGAAAAGAGCGTTTCTCAGTCCGCTGGCAATCATTACATTTTTTATGTAAACAAAGATGCCAACAAGATCGATGTTGCACAAGCTATTCATACCATCTATGGTGTAAGTCCAGTCAGTATCAAGATCCTACGCATGCCCAAGAAAATATCAGGCCGAGGTAGAGTGAAGAGAAAAGAAAGAAAGAAGGCTGTCATTGTTTTAAAAAAAGATGAAAAGCTCGATCTCAATAAAATGCAATTAGCTTAA
- the rpsS gene encoding 30S ribosomal protein S19 — protein MSRSSKKGPYVDPKLLKKIQELNKSSQKKLVKTWARDSSIHPDMVGHSIAVHNGKTHVPVFVTEEMVGHKLGEFAPTRKFTKHGGKLPGAAETPNA, from the coding sequence ATGTCTAGAAGTTCAAAAAAAGGTCCCTATGTAGATCCAAAGTTGCTCAAGAAGATTCAAGAGCTCAACAAGTCTAGCCAAAAAAAATTGGTTAAGACCTGGGCGAGAGATTCTAGTATTCATCCTGATATGGTTGGCCACTCAATCGCCGTACACAATGGCAAGACGCATGTACCTGTATTTGTTACTGAAGAAATGGTTGGTCACAAATTAGGTGAATTTGCTCCTACTAGGAAATTCACAAAACATGGTGGCAAATTACCTGGAGCAGCTGAAACCCCTAACGCATAA
- the rpsH gene encoding 30S ribosomal protein S8, with protein MHSDLISDLLTRIRNAGRARQNSVKAHFSNICFAVAQILANEGYISSVQKGKDKDGFEQIEIELNNKKRDVHLKRISKPGQRIYVPTKQLPQVLNGLGIAIISTSKGIMTNKDAQAQGLGGEVLCEVW; from the coding sequence ATGCATAGTGATCTTATTTCTGACTTATTAACAAGAATCCGCAATGCCGGACGTGCTAGACAAAATAGTGTCAAAGCGCATTTTAGCAACATCTGTTTTGCTGTTGCCCAAATTCTAGCTAATGAAGGATATATCTCATCAGTTCAAAAAGGCAAAGATAAGGATGGTTTTGAGCAAATTGAAATTGAACTGAACAATAAAAAAAGAGACGTACATTTGAAAAGGATCAGTAAACCTGGACAGAGAATTTATGTGCCCACCAAACAATTACCTCAGGTACTCAATGGTCTGGGTATTGCTATCATTTCCACCTCAAAAGGTATTATGACCAATAAGGATGCTCAGGCTCAAGGATTAGGTGGTGAAGTTTTGTGTGAGGTTTGGTAA
- a CDS encoding 50S ribosomal protein L18, translating to MNTKNFSRLARRKRIKAKLLKSSDLPRLVVYRSLKYIYGQLMNDQDHIVIASSSDLSEKMKGTKSERAYEIGKVLGEKILAKKIQRIAFDRNGYRYHGRVKALASGLRDAGLTF from the coding sequence ATGAATACGAAAAATTTTTCTCGACTCGCTCGTCGCAAACGCATTAAGGCTAAGCTGCTCAAAAGTAGTGATCTGCCTAGACTAGTGGTATACCGCAGTCTGAAATATATTTATGGTCAATTGATGAATGATCAAGATCATATTGTCATTGCCAGTTCCAGTGATTTAAGTGAAAAGATGAAGGGCACCAAAAGTGAACGCGCTTATGAAATTGGTAAAGTGCTAGGAGAAAAAATTCTCGCAAAAAAAATCCAGCGTATTGCTTTCGATCGCAATGGCTATCGTTACCATGGTAGAGTCAAGGCACTTGCTTCCGGCCTACGAGATGCTGGTCTTACATTTTAA
- the rpmC gene encoding 50S ribosomal protein L29: protein MYTLAELRNLSVVELNKELLKAKQEKFRVSLAVRTGAEKNTSLVDKARKYIASVETVLNSPSKV from the coding sequence ATGTATACCCTTGCTGAACTTCGCAACCTTAGTGTGGTTGAACTAAATAAAGAGCTTCTTAAAGCTAAACAAGAAAAATTTCGTGTTAGTTTAGCCGTACGCACTGGTGCTGAAAAAAATACCAGTCTCGTTGACAAGGCTAGAAAGTATATTGCTAGCGTAGAAACTGTTCTTAATTCACCATCAAAAGTATGA
- a CDS encoding type Z 30S ribosomal protein S14 codes for MARTALLVKNARLQRRVANARKEGHLPKLWVRAYNRCKKCGRGKSYLRLFGLCRICVREMANKGELAGVRKSSW; via the coding sequence ATGGCAAGAACAGCACTATTAGTAAAAAATGCACGGCTACAAAGAAGAGTGGCAAATGCTCGCAAAGAAGGTCATCTTCCCAAATTATGGGTGAGGGCTTATAATCGCTGCAAAAAATGCGGTCGGGGTAAAAGTTATTTGAGACTATTTGGCCTATGTCGCATTTGTGTTCGAGAAATGGCTAATAAAGGTGAGTTGGCTGGAGTTCGTAAATCTTCATGGTAA
- the rplE gene encoding 50S ribosomal protein L5, translating into MKLSQIYLKTVVPALQKELGEKNILALPRLSKIVLNVGIGSMFTKQQIKDFTNIEKGIASITGQKPVIIRAKKSVSNFKLREGTPNGIKVTLRGEMMYDFLSKLINIVLPRVRDFRGVSVHSFDQNGNYSLGLKETMMFPEIKVDDDYRPFGLEITVGIKNSDAKKSELLLRKFGFPFKEKATN; encoded by the coding sequence ATGAAATTGAGTCAAATTTACTTAAAAACAGTTGTTCCTGCTCTACAAAAAGAGCTTGGAGAAAAAAATATTCTTGCCTTACCTCGTTTAAGCAAAATTGTGTTGAATGTTGGTATTGGTAGTATGTTCACCAAACAACAAATCAAAGATTTTACTAATATTGAGAAGGGAATTGCCTCAATCACCGGTCAAAAGCCAGTAATTATCAGAGCAAAAAAATCCGTCTCAAACTTTAAATTACGTGAGGGAACTCCTAATGGAATCAAGGTCACTCTTCGTGGGGAAATGATGTATGACTTTTTAAGCAAACTCATCAATATTGTTCTTCCTCGTGTACGTGATTTTCGAGGTGTGTCTGTACACAGTTTTGACCAAAACGGTAATTATTCTTTAGGACTAAAAGAAACAATGATGTTTCCGGAAATAAAAGTTGATGACGATTATCGCCCCTTTGGTTTAGAAATTACGGTGGGAATCAAAAATAGCGACGCCAAAAAATCTGAACTGTTATTAAGAAAATTTGGTTTTCCTTTTAAAGAAAAAGCTACTAACTAA
- the rplP gene encoding 50S ribosomal protein L16 yields the protein MLQPKKTKYRKWHKDTLAGAATNGTTLCFGTYGLKTMTRGRITSRQLEAARQAMTRAVKRGGKIWTRVFPHKPFTKKALEVPMGSGKGNVEFYAAVVKPGHMIFEIDGVSKELAMEAFTLAGHKLPIKFKIVEKF from the coding sequence ATGTTACAGCCTAAGAAGACTAAATATCGCAAGTGGCACAAAGACACATTGGCCGGCGCAGCCACCAATGGAACCACGTTATGTTTTGGGACATATGGACTCAAAACCATGACCAGAGGCAGAATTACTTCTCGCCAGTTGGAAGCAGCACGTCAAGCAATGACCCGTGCCGTGAAGCGTGGTGGTAAAATCTGGACTAGAGTATTTCCTCATAAACCTTTTACAAAAAAGGCACTTGAAGTTCCCATGGGTTCAGGTAAGGGAAATGTTGAGTTTTATGCAGCGGTAGTAAAACCTGGTCATATGATATTTGAAATTGATGGTGTGAGCAAAGAATTAGCTATGGAAGCATTTACTCTTGCCGGCCACAAATTGCCTATTAAATTTAAAATTGTAGAAAAATTCTAG
- the rpsE gene encoding 30S ribosomal protein S5 codes for MKKNNSSRTPRPRSEFDEQVIQVDRVTRVVAGGRRMRFRAAVVVGNRKGKVGLGIAKSDEVATAVKKAVNQAKKNMINVALFKDTIAHHVKSKFKSSVVILMPAYTGTGVIAGGSVRTVVELAGINNILSKSHRSNNKINTAYATLKALAALRMVEEPAKSAQGTEK; via the coding sequence ATGAAAAAGAATAACTCTTCTCGCACACCTAGACCTCGAAGTGAATTTGATGAACAAGTCATCCAGGTAGATCGTGTTACTCGTGTAGTGGCTGGTGGTCGTAGAATGCGCTTTCGAGCCGCTGTTGTTGTTGGTAATCGCAAAGGGAAAGTTGGCTTAGGTATCGCAAAATCAGATGAAGTGGCAACTGCAGTAAAAAAAGCAGTCAACCAGGCGAAGAAGAATATGATCAATGTTGCTTTATTCAAAGACACCATTGCCCATCATGTCAAAAGTAAATTCAAAAGCTCAGTAGTAATCCTCATGCCTGCATATACTGGAACAGGTGTAATTGCAGGAGGTTCAGTACGCACTGTAGTAGAACTAGCTGGTATCAATAATATTTTGAGTAAGTCACACCGTTCTAACAATAAGATCAATACTGCATACGCAACTTTAAAAGCTTTAGCAGCTTTGCGTATGGTAGAAGAACCTGCTAAATCTGCTCAAGGTACGGAAAAATAA